Part of the Mytilus trossulus isolate FHL-02 chromosome 2, PNRI_Mtr1.1.1.hap1, whole genome shotgun sequence genome is shown below.
tatttttaaagcgcCACCTACAATATATAAGTACAAAGGAGAAACTACAATAgtgataattattttacaagagAGGATAATTTACAAGAGAGATTACTCTGTCATCACGACAAAGATTGAAGATTGAAGATCATTTCATGACATTGCATTTTTCCTTTCGATCTTATCATTTATGCAATTTTACTTCTCCAACTTTTCCTCATCCCATTTGGTAGGGTAGTAATGCCTTTACCGTCAAGTCTCATTTCTGGCTACCGTAAGCGTAAAATTATATTTGCTAAAGTTTTATCGTCATTCTTCAAAATATCCTTATCTTGATTCGTCAGTGAtctcaaataattatcattaCCATTATTTCGAACAAAATTAATGTGATTCGTCAAAATTAGACGATTGTATTATGGtctatacatgtaattataagaaagtgtacattttatcaaCCATATATATGCACCAAAAAATGATGGTAACATCCTCTGGCAAGAATTTATAACATTAGTTGTCATAAGCGTGataagttacatgtacatgtaccccTGTTAGACAATTAACAATAAGAATATTCCCTCTAATGTGACatctatataataaatatgaGATAAAAGAATCAGAGACAAAAATTTCTGAACACATATAATATAGATTGTTGAATAATGTGAAAGAAATTTGATGGTGTGAAATTTTCTTCAGAATATGGACTCTGATGAGGAAGAATTCACCTTTGAGAAAAAGAGACCAATTCTTTATGGAAGCTTGGAAGAGAGAGAAAGACAAAGATTAACCAGTCAAAGAACAACTGGATCCTTGTCAAGTGATGCTATAGAGGCAGGGAAGGCTGcaggaaatataaatattacacaGGGTAAATTAGCAGTAAACATTGGTctttatgatttcaaaatgcaactacatgtatcaaaatAAGTACCGCAATAATTCAGcaacaaaacataacaaaaacaagtaCATGTACTATGAGTACAATTCTGATGTGATAATGATACATTTCTGATATTTTACATGATTACACACACTCCATAAATACTCAATCATCAATGGATATCCATTTTAATGAATGAAGATCTagatgtttaaatgtttaaatcacACATGAATgatataattaaaatgaaaatgtttaaatcacACACGAATGATGTATATAATGAATGTAAATTtcttattaaaatgtaatagaTATACCTCAAAGAGagaaatattagaaaataaaataaatgttatatttcaaatacagCGTAACATTACCGTTGAtgaaaaaatatctctattGGTCAATAATAACTCAGCATTATTACTAAGACTGTCTTCCTCTTTCATATCAGAGTGTCTAAATATAAGAAATAGTGAACTTATATGATACATAATTTTGTAACTTTTCATAATTTAACATGATATGTTATCATGGAACCTTTCATTCTACCATGTCAAttattatagttgtatgtataGGTCTTAACCATTTATTGTTAATGAGTTTGtgccaataaaaatatttgtatttgtatttgtatttgtataaaaataaatgaaaatgtttaagtCACACAAGAACATGaatgatataaaatgaaattttataaatcacACACGaataatgtataaaatgaaaatgtttaagtCACACGtgaattgtaaaaaatgaaaatgtttaaatcacacatgaatgttgtataaaatgaaaatgtttaaatcacACACAAATgatgtataaaatgaaaatgtttaagtCACACATGAATGATAAAAATGTCCCTtgtctacactttacacaatttaaaagtGGTCTAATGATGTAGTTATTggtattttctttgtttacctCAAAATGTGTTTAATGGTTTTATTGTGTATTTGGATTGCTGTCCTAATAGATTCAGATAGTTCCAACCATTTAGGTCAAAGTGTTATAAAAGCCAGAAGCCAAACAACATTTAGGCTGACCCTTCGTCTGACATGAAaaatgcaacaacaaaaaaagttttactGTTGGATCTCTTCCCAGTAAATTGGCGCTTTTGTCAGAGattcgttttttttctttcaaattgttAGTACTGATGTAAAATACAAGGTAAAGAAGGATTGATAGAAAAAGGATAGATTCAATGTaatcaaaatgtatattgtttaattaaaagGTGGAACATTTGACCTGCCTGATAACAAAGAAAGTCAAGCTGAATTATTAGCAGAATTAGAGAAGAAAAAAAGGGTAATGTATCACAAACAAACTTAACTTTTAAATGTCAGTGAAAAGTTCTAATAAAGAAAGTCAAGTTGAATTGTTAGCAGAAATAGAGAAGAAAAAAGGGTAATGTATCACAAAGAAACTTAACTTTTAAATGTCAGTGAAAAGTTCTAATAAAGTGTGGGGTAAAGGTCATATGTGTGCCTTGATGTTCAGACAGAAAGAAAGGTTTGAACTGCATTTAATGCAATTTGGTGTGTTTAAAGCCCTTTTGTGGGATTACCTccctttatatatttataggaACACTCACACCCAAAATTTGAAAGCCAAGGATGTATAAGTATTTGGCTATGTGAGGAGCTTTATGATAAGAGGTTACATTAAAGTATACCCAAAGATGTCATAGGTTAACTTGACATGAGCCAGTTGGAACCTTAGTTGTTTAAAGGACAAGGTAAGATAAGGTCGGTTTTTGGCGCCCACCCccctattttctcattttttaaattctgtttttGTAAAGCTActaattatcttaaatattcCCTGAGGTATGAAATTTGTTTGGATGAACTTCAAAACCATTAATTTTAGCAACTGGGTGAGGTGAGGGGGTAAACCTTctgttattattcaaatattgtaatgATTATTTACTTTGAAGGTGTTCcttacaacaaatttttgtttttttaaagtgccTGTGCCAACCTGACCCTGGCATTTTTTTATTCCATGTCATGAAAACTGTTTTAGCTGTCTAACATGTCTAAATCGCCATAATTTTCTCTGAGTCAGATAGGCACatgcttttaaatttcagtGGCGGATCGAGAACTTTTCCTTAGGGGGGggccaaaatttgaaaaatgagaaaatagggGGGCCAAAACCCAGCCTTATCTTACCTTGTCCTTTAGAGATTGATCAATGAAGCAATtggaaaattcatttttttttaaattagaaaaacaatctGGTTCTTGTTATTTCTTCTCTTGCTCATTCTTTATGTGTATTCAAgctataatttatataatttgtaaactattaattatctcccttgaattTTACAGGCAAGACAGATACAGGTGTCTACTGATGATGTGGAAATCAAATCTAATTTACGACAGCTGGGGGAGCCTATCTGTAAGATTATTAATCTTTTGTACAACAGATAAACATTATAAGTTGGACAGTAATGCCCTTTATCACTTACAGTAGATAACAATTTTGAACAAACTATATGACTATACATATAAGACTTTTTCTTGTCCAAACATCTAATTAACACTTTCTAAATGATAGCTACAAAGTTCTTTTATTACATTTAGCAGAACAAAAGTTCTAAGAGTTAGAAAAACAGCGTATTAAGTATAGAAATTGTGATCTCAGTGTGGAATTAccaatgattaaaataaaatacagttttCATATAGGAATGCaatgtatttttgaaaatcttatttgaATATGGTCATTGATGTTACTATCATatagtgatatttttttctgatgatttataaaaaatattaaagtatttGATTAATCAGGGGAGATATTTtagattataattttttcaagATTTGTCTATTTTATGATACATTTATATCTAGGTAAAAAATATGGTTACTCTGTTTGTTCTGTAAGTAAAGAACTTGTTTATTGAACGTAAACATCACACTATAGATGCCAGCTTATATATGAAATAGAACACTTGCAGACCTAGTTCTGGTTATAgggaaattcatttttttttacataaaaattaagatttggttctcaaatttagaattttagaatttttgatttttgaagtcAGGAAGTactgaatttttaattttaagaatgAAGGTTGtagttttataagaaataatttttttgataaaacagaacaaaggaaaaaaataagttctacttttgttaataaaatattccaaaaattgttattgtctttttttcaggTTTGTTTGGAGAAGGTCCAGCAGATAGGAGAGAAAGGATGAGAAATATTTTAGCCACGATAGGTGAAGATACAttcaagaaaaagaaacaaacagaaatagatgaaaagaaaaagaaagatgaTGTAATTTAACAATTAGATACAGTAGACATTCAATTTAAGTTTCAATAGATTTCTTCTGCAGTCATCCTCTCagtttccaattttttttaatttcattttttttccatgtAAAAGAAGCATTATAAAAATcaggaaatgtggtatgatatCCAATGAGACACTAGTGAAatatctgttctcggcaaatgattggttaaaattgacTTAAGACatcaagttttatttgtttctattgaatttcctattgtggcGTTATGTAAATGGGCTACCTATCTGATAACATCATATATGAAGGAACACAACTTTCTGCAAATCTTTGAAAACGATTgataaaaatcatcaaagaaACATATTCCCCCACTACAACTGGTATATTACGACatttctccactctcaacagttattaaatttatttgtttaaaagtctCTGCAAGATTCGTGCTTCAGATTTAAGAATTAATCTGTCTCTAGTTGAGAAATATTGTAACTTACTTTTTGCAGTTGTAaaatctacatatatatatatttctgcaAGAGTTTAAATGACAAAGATATTAGCAATAATAAGTGcaataaaaaaaggtcaaagttTCAACCTTacataaagcttttaaaataaagatagcATATTTGAAACCAGATTCTTTCTGTTTAACTGCTATATTCcatgttttaaaatagatatttagcttattttttctttactttatGTTGAGCTTTCAACTTTTGTCgaaaaaagcgagactaagcgatcctacattccgtcggtggcggcgtccacaaatattcactctgtggttaaagtttttgaaatttaaataactttcttaaactatactggattacaTCCAAACaaggacagaagcttgtttatgatcataagatagtatccagaagtaaattttgaaaaaataaaattccactttttccatattttacttataaatggacttagtttttctgcggggaaacattacattcactctgtggttaaagttttaataacttttttaaactactctgggtttgtaccaaacttggacagaagcttgtttatgatcataagatagtatccagaagtaaattttgtaaaaaaataaattcattttttctgtattttacttttaaatggacttagtttttttctgcgggaaaacattaaattcactctgtggttaaagtttttaaaattttaataactttcttaaactatcctgggtttgtaccaaacttggacagaagcttatttatgatcataagatagtatccagaagtaaattttgtaaaaagataactccattttttctgtattttacttttaaatggacttagattttcttccagttaacataacataaagtctgcagttaaagttttcaaaacatttatttgattcattaactatcctggatttttaccaaacttggacagaagcttcttacaatcaaaagatagtatcaagaggaataattttaatgtttttttcctcatttttgttgagtctGTGATTTTCAGCttaagtaggcgagacactgggttccgcggaacccttacaaatttttgtattaaatttgaCTTTCGATATAACTATATCTGCTCTTTTTTACTAGTCGATAACATCAGGTATGTATGTGTCAAAATATTGTCTGCAGTGTAGAAActttataatgattttaaatatttgttcaatGTTATCCACtgtggaaataaaatattttttattatcctATTTTGGAATATTACAGGAAAATATTACATGGTACCATGAAGGACCAGCTAGTCTAAAAGAAGCCAGAATATGGATAGCTGAATACTCTATACCAAGGtataacatacatattttattaattaaattcaagtttaataattttcacaatttggcatttacatatatatatagttgaatAATTAATAGGACCTGTAAACAAGCTATTAGCTTATATTAATCCGTTTCCAAGGTAGAACATACATTCCAAGATTCATACGAAATTGCATACTTAGATTTATAGATCATGGATGGTTTTTCAAACAATCTCAAGTTTATCCCCATTTTGCCATTGACCTTATTAATGTTTACATTGACAATAGCACAATCACCCTTATTTATTATCTCAAGCGAGTaacatgatatgaaaaattatcactaaaaaaagatcaaaggaaaaatacacaaaatattgataatttgtttaacACAGTTTCTTGACTTAATTTTATTGTATCAGACTATTATAAAGttgataattttaaagatatttttaacaGAATGATAAATATAAGTACATATTTACATTGTGATCCTGTTTCAATTTAATATGATagtatcagattattacatggcatttttcatatcgcatgtattatcagccctaggttcaatatcagcccaagagcctcATGGCTcatgggctgatattgaccgagggctgataatacatgcgatatgaaaaatgaaatgttatggtctttttatcatatgcttcaacagtagagaaaaataacagattcattTACTGATACTTTTACGTGGTTCCCGAAAAGAAGTTGAAGGAGTAAAATGTTCACGGACGTCGGAACCAAAATGTGctacatttaatatatcataTGACTCAacagagagagagaaaaaaaaaccacatttgtttatggacgaatcgacaaaaaattaattcaacaaCATTGTTTGGAAAAggttaacttttttaaagtagctttctaaattatgtttcagaaaaaattaaaaaatgcatttatttaatatatatatatatatatttttaatttaatttaataatattacacaatatactttccagtattcaaagaattgttttgtacactactttgtaatgtttttcactgaaaacgtagcattgaggtgtattttccggaatttgccgagaATCACCAgaatgccatgtgataacgttacggaaaggcatgtgataacaatcgaagcatgtgataaacttttcatatcagcccgctaagcaccaattcgaaaaatatggaaaataccttaatttaatgctattatcatacggtaaaaatcatatgttatttagtctaagtatatgataaaatcaGATATAAACACGAAAGTCTGTGATTatagaagatttttaaattcattcattttcaaactaaaaagTTTGATAGGTTgtatcttttttaattgataaatagaGCTAAAGAAAGAATAAGGAACCAAAAAGAACATGTGCAGTTATCATCAGCTCAAAGAAATGCCAAAGTTCAGGATCTTCACAAACGTGTTCGAGTAAGTAAACAACTTTATGAAATGCCAAAATTAAGGAAACAGTTTGGGTCAGTAAGATTCATTCTTAAATATTATTGGCTGCtcaaaaatatgaagatgttCAGATCTTTATAGGCAGGTGTGGTTTGTCAGCAGGTCAGAGTAATGCAATGTTATATAGTTCTAGATCTTTATAAACATTCATTTGTGTAAGATATCTTCTTTACATCAATATTCAGGAGATTTAGTATGATTACTTATAGCAAATGaagatgaaattttatatgaGCTATAATACTTTTAGAATTATAATGATGTTTGGCTGTTTAATTTTCAGTggccaatttaaaaaatatatgttaattatTGATATTAACCTGCTATTTTGATCATAATGTGAACTAGTCATACCCCAAAGTGTTCAAGACAAAAactcatataaaatattttttgaatgattattttgctcaaatcaaattaaacttgtgcaaacattttgtttttttatgattgtagGCAATATCAAATGAATGCAGTCAGATAGGAGATGTTAGACCtttatcattttgtatttttatgattttaggCAATATCAAATGAATGCAGTCAGATAGGAGATGTTAGACCTTtatcattttgtcaatttaGCCCTGATAGTAAAATGTTAGCAGTATCATCATGGTAAGCCAgaataattatgtaaatcaatttttctttgaaaaaagaacaatcacaaaaatactgaactctggaatattcaaaacggaaaaatattatataaaatgtaatgaaactTTTCCTCATTATTGAAACACCTATATATGCAGTCTAATTTAACTTTGTTAATCATCTCTGGGAAAGATCTGTACCTCCAATGTGGGAGGTCGTGTGTTTGATCCAGGCCTGGTCAAattaaagatttgaaaattgGTAATTGCTACTTCTCTGTCAAACATGCTGCAGTTAAGagaaataacaaacaataattaGTGTAGATTAAGAATGAGGTGTCACTTTTGAACTTGCACTTTGATGACTGTGTTTCCTCTACACCAGTTGattaaaactgtttaatttGATGAAACAAATAGCACTTTGTTCAGAATTTTTAATGAACTAACATAGGCCAAGAGAAACTATTACTTTATAAGTCATAGTAAaagtataatttaaaataatttagaaagaataTTTAGCCAAAAAGGACACTGAAtgctttgttttgtttcagGTCTGGTTTATGTAAATTATGGTCTATTCCTGATTGTCAACTTATAAGACAACTTAGAGGTTTGTTGAACTGTTTGTACTAGATAACTgcattaacaatttaaaaaatcattgtcAGTGAATTTGTTTTCcttattgacattgaaaattCTACACTTTAAAAATTTTTCTCACAAAACCTTAGTTgaaattgatattcaaaatgtaaagtactgtaaattcacaaattttttttttttttattattgcgaaaaattgtgatagagttgtaaacgcaataatttaaactcacattttaaaatattttatatgaattaagcAGGATTCTTCCCAAAATCGGAAATATTAAactcgcatttaagtctaaaatgacaaaatcgcaataataaatgcacgcaataatttctgaatttacagtagtttgtACCACAGTTGAGTACTACACCTTACACAAAATTTGATCATTTTGAGGGAATTACAatgtttttctgtataaaaatacagaaacaaaaaacattttctgtcaCATAACAATAGTGTTTGTTTGATGCAAGTTTGGTAGTTGAGAATCTGAAATTGGAAAACCATGAATATTTCTTATGATAATTCGAGAGATGTGGTTTAAttgtgtaatatatatatatatatatataagaaaaagttACGTAAAGTCCGTATACTggtaacatataagaaaattattaaaagataataacgtTTTCAATGCATCACTTTTTTACTAGTACTTTCACTGCTTCCGCAGATCTTCAGGTAATGtgacttgtattattttatttatatacaagtcaCATTACCTGAAGATCTGCGGAAGCAGTGAAAGTACTAGTAAAAAAGTGATGCATTGAAaccgttattatcttttaataattttcttatatatatatatatatatatatgatgttttgaaaattactCAATGAAAATTCAGCTTTCATTTACCggtatatttaatttttctgaGCAAGAACTTACATTTTCATTAGTAAAATAATAGACTGTTTACAATCAACCGTTATGTAGAGTTTATCTGTTATTCACAAAAAGGACACCCTGCTCACTTAAAGTACATTGTCAACTTACAGCAgttaatgtaaaattaaatggTGAAAAAAGCAATTGGTATTACTGTGaactcatttatttttgtggttataaattttggttgatttaggaaaaaatgtattttcctTGATATATGATttctaaaaaagaataaatttgcaaatttgtattgttgtttattttataaaggCATTTTTATGCCCTAATTTTActtgacaatttaaaaataattgtaaaaaatgtaatattaaaaattggtcacacatttgtttaatttttggggaaagacggcttcaagccgtcaatcccctatggggttgaccagagtgacactccctcacatcattcattttgtttttatacatgttatagtgtggaaaaccccccaacaaatcttacttagattgaagagaaggagaccaagaaatgaatagtttgactttaaacacatttttacacatttcccttCTGTTTCTCACGAAATTATCGTATCTTGAACTCTCCTTTacactatttacgtttattttacGATCCGGAAAAATTAGTATGAcgaaatattctaaatatatccaacctaCATTGCATTTTATAGTGACGTCATTCTTGGAAGAAGCAGGAACATCCTTCACCAGTTCACCTgttcactggttatttaaatcattcttagAGATCGTGCACTAATTAcgaatttgtatttgttaaatctaaacataatattgtttactgtagatgatttaaacatcaacatgcaatactttaatttgtaggtcaacaactttcaaaataaacaaagatcgtGGGGTTACATGAGACAGGGGAAAGGaacgattttattacttttttcgggtctcactaattagagacaagaagcgtcaaaaagcgacaagaagcgtcaaaaagcgacaagaagcgtcaagaaAAGACTATGTAgcgacaagaaaaaaatattcttcttgtcgctaaaattcttcttgtcgctaattagtgagaccacttttttctgtaaaaattctgagaatcttcctccaattcaggagcacctcaattgatgagtaattatccactaaaataaaagttaatgtatttttaaaaacacttcaaatgtgacatttcattggattagtagtcttctattaaaatgaatttttgtgtacctacataatcattgtaatggtaaaaaaaaataaaaaatggcattttgtagtaacatttattatttacaaatatttcaaaattaagatttggaaacaagcttcacacagtttacatcactcatattgttttatattagtACCTGTTTCCCTGTGATGAGAGTTGTAACTCAGAACtttaacaatggaaatttaaaactgaatatatttttcagtccacactttctatttaaaagaaaaaatccaAGAGTAtgtcacaaaaaatggaaaatggccctagcctgcagttcagtggtacacaatcaagatttcaaaaaatattgtagttgtTGTGAAATGACAGAATTCAGTTGAGATTTAGATAATTAGCTATCAACTAtaatcaaatgtttagatttagaagatgcagatctcttccattggtccaaattgaatcctaaactaaggaaatgaaattacataaacaaaaattgatttcaatattgtcaacctttctacatgttctagctgttctctttttcattcttcatatgaaaactatcaaaagatacccccccttttccaaaaacataattaaatagaaacaagggccgtctttcccctcagagctattcagctctttgattgtttttactagttattttgtaaaataagtaTTACTTCATATCTTAACTAATTCAAAGATTAATTATTTCTAATAGGACACAATGGTAATGTTGGAGCTATTGTCTTCCATCCACAAGCCACATTACAGTTAGATGACAAAAGTTGTTGTATGGCCTCATGTGGTCAAGATGGCTCTGTCAAACTTTGGAATTTGGTCAGGTAAAAAGTTTGTCTGTCAAGATGTGAATATTGGTACTTTCGGAGAACAATTTCTAATTCTTCTCACCAAATTTTTCaatgatgctttttttttataacaataaagttGAAATAATGAACCTGCTTCTAAAATGTAGGTTTTAAAGTTCCCAAACAAGACACATTTCAATATATGAATATGCATATCTCACCTACCAGTAAAACTATATGAACATTTTGAGAGATGTGTCCATCAGTTTAATTGATCATAGAAGCAATAATAATCTTATTTATTACATCACCTGCCATTATTTATAGTAATCTGTTACCTAATGTATTTACTTTCAGTGATGAACCAGTAGCAGATATAGAAGGTCATGCCCCCTATAGGGTTTCCCGATTGGCCTATCATCCCTCAGGCAGATTCCTTGGTACATGCTGGTAAGGTTAATACAGATTTCATTATATTAATTCATTTTGAAGATATTTTGCTGTGAACAAATTGCAGCTGGGTGAACTTTTTTATCCGTTTATTCAAgaggtaatataaaaaaaattgtattcagtcttcttttgttattttacaccagtaaaGTCTTGAAACGGTTCAAGGGGAAGATTTCTCACAAGTATaatagaaaataagttaaattggctaaaatatgttattacattagttgcaatgaattacattgattccagttaaataaaaacctataatttcacatgtgaaataaacgttgttatttcactctctgacgtcatacaacaataggtgTTGTCAAGACGTCAATAACGTcctatcaaaacaaattgtcaatgcgtaggaaaaacatatagttccttacattttcttcattaatttcattaaaaaaaagccatttgccaatgtaataaaaagaataacttatcgccgtatttgaatataaagaaTAAGACAACTTGTAACCGAACGCCGCTATAGAATAAACTGGTGCTGCTCACTTGTTTAATCCATGCGTCGTTCAGTCACgtgttgtcttatttttgatattcaaatacggcgattagttatactataaaaaattaacctcaatttaaaaaaaatgatattcaatATGAATGGAGAAAGATTaacatgtatgttattttcaGTTGACTAAGATTTTAGCTAATTGTTGCATTACAACATGTACTGtcaagcctgcaacttttgttgcagaaagctcgacatagggatagtgaacCGGCGGCGGCGGCATTtgctaactttttaaaagctttatattttagaaggtggaagacctggatgcttcatactttgtatatagatgcctcatgttacgaagtttccgtcagtcacatgtcaaatgtccttgacctcattttcatggttcagtgaccacttgaaaaaaaagttcaaatttttttgaaatgttgaattctctcttattataagtaatagaataattatatttggtatgtgcgtaccttgtaaggtcctcatgcctgtcagacagttttcacttgacctcgacctcatttcatggatcagtgaacaaggttaagttttggtggtcaagtccatatctcagatactataagcaatagggctagtatattcgatgtatggaaggactgtaaggtgtacatgtccaactggcaggtgtcatctgaccttgacctcattttcatcgttcagtggttatagttaagtttttgtgttttggtctgtttttctcatactttatgcaatagatctactacatttgttgtatgaaataattgtaaggtgtacatgtctagcgggcagatgtcatctgaccttgacctcattttcaaggttga
Proteins encoded:
- the LOC134707972 gene encoding U4/U6 small nuclear ribonucleoprotein Prp4-like translates to MDSDEEEFTFEKKRPILYGSLEERERQRLTSQRTTGSLSSDAIEAGKAAGNINITQGGTFDLPDNKESQAELLAELEKKKRARQIQVSTDDVEIKSNLRQLGEPICLFGEGPADRRERMRNILATIGEDTFKKKKQTEIDEKKKKDDENITWYHEGPASLKEARIWIAEYSIPRAKERIRNQKEHVQLSSAQRNAKVQDLHKRVRAISNECSQIGDVRPLSFCQFSPDSKMLAVSSWSGLCKLWSIPDCQLIRQLRGHNGNVGAIVFHPQATLQLDDKSCCMASCGQDGSVKLWNLVSDEPVADIEGHAPYRVSRLAYHPSGRFLGTCCFDNSWRLWDLEAQEEILHQEGHSKPVYDIAFQNDGALAATGGMDAFGRIWDLRTGRCIMFMEGHLKSILGIDFSPDGYHVATGSEDNQARIWDLRQHKCVYTIAAHTNLVSKVRFQPDHSNYLVTSSYDGTAKVWAHPTWGPLKNLAGHEGKVMGIDVSPDLKYIATASYDRTFKLWASELSGGL